A single genomic interval of Koleobacter methoxysyntrophicus harbors:
- the dnaX gene encoding DNA polymerase III subunit gamma/tau — protein sequence MSMAYIALYREWRPKTFDEVIGQDHIIRTLKNAIINNRIAHAYLFCGIRGTGKTSTAKIFAKALNCEKGPTPEPCNRCYICQGINSGRVMDVIEIDGASNRGIEEIRELRDKIKYPPSEGRYKVYIIDEVHMLTTEAFNALLKTLEEPPKHAIFILATTEPHKLPATILSRCQRFDFKRLSVRDIIRQMENILKENNIRAEARALETIARNAQGAMRDALSILDQCISYSDGAITCEVVSDILGTVNDETLFEFADSIIDNNPAGSLRVIEDIIIKGKDIHQFVKDLIHHFRNLMICKVSDRAEDLVELPAEIIEDLKAQGKRISLEYIIWILNVLSSAERDTRWSAHPRIVLEMAVIKLTRPRLDDSTEGILERLRMLEEKLEAGIPPESDKKSGNVKTASSQSLKTANFPGKSESGTSSRGSKTSERVRTAGIPSEGGETSERTKTEDAGETGARSTRNSSDSVRAAGRNQGGPDEARKTEPEISLEDVKAAWKNIITKIKTEKISLYSILTEGRALPKRIYGGSNIEIGIKGYEGHKGIVEREKGYIETLLKDEVGRPLSINFVLEESAADNTAKPVGKKKP from the coding sequence ATGAGCATGGCATATATTGCCTTATACAGGGAGTGGAGGCCCAAAACCTTCGATGAAGTCATCGGCCAGGACCACATTATCCGGACCCTTAAAAACGCTATAATAAACAACAGAATAGCTCATGCTTATCTTTTCTGCGGTATAAGGGGTACGGGGAAGACCAGCACCGCAAAGATATTTGCCAAGGCATTAAACTGTGAAAAGGGCCCGACCCCCGAACCGTGCAATAGGTGTTACATATGCCAGGGCATAAACTCGGGCAGGGTAATGGACGTCATAGAGATAGATGGTGCTTCCAACAGGGGGATAGAAGAGATAAGGGAATTAAGGGATAAAATAAAGTACCCTCCTTCAGAGGGAAGATACAAGGTATATATAATCGATGAAGTTCACATGTTAACAACGGAAGCCTTCAATGCCCTGCTGAAAACCCTTGAAGAACCGCCGAAACACGCCATCTTCATACTGGCAACTACAGAACCCCATAAACTCCCGGCCACCATTTTGTCCAGGTGCCAGCGGTTCGATTTTAAGCGCCTTTCTGTGAGAGATATAATCAGGCAGATGGAGAATATTTTAAAGGAAAACAATATCAGGGCAGAGGCCAGAGCCCTGGAAACCATAGCCAGAAACGCCCAAGGGGCTATGAGGGATGCCCTCAGCATCCTCGACCAGTGTATTTCTTACAGCGATGGTGCCATAACCTGTGAGGTAGTTTCTGACATCCTAGGGACCGTTAATGATGAGACGCTGTTTGAATTTGCCGATTCAATAATAGATAATAACCCGGCCGGCAGTCTCAGGGTCATAGAAGATATTATAATAAAGGGGAAGGATATACACCAATTTGTAAAGGATTTAATCCATCATTTCAGGAACCTAATGATATGCAAGGTCTCCGACAGGGCGGAAGACCTGGTTGAACTGCCGGCAGAGATTATAGAAGACCTGAAAGCCCAGGGGAAAAGGATATCTCTGGAATATATAATATGGATTTTAAATGTCCTGTCTTCGGCAGAAAGGGATACCCGGTGGTCGGCCCATCCCAGGATTGTCCTGGAAATGGCCGTTATTAAGTTAACCAGACCCCGGCTGGACGATTCCACGGAGGGGATTCTTGAAAGATTAAGGATGCTGGAAGAGAAGCTCGAGGCGGGTATACCTCCTGAAAGTGATAAGAAATCGGGAAATGTAAAAACAGCATCATCGCAATCCTTAAAAACAGCCAATTTCCCAGGCAAATCCGAAAGCGGAACCTCCTCTCGCGGCAGTAAGACATCAGAGAGGGTTAGAACGGCGGGGATCCCATCTGAGGGTGGTGAGACATCGGAGAGGACGAAAACGGAAGATGCCGGTGAAACCGGTGCCCGTAGCACCCGTAACAGCAGTGACAGCGTTCGAGCGGCCGGAAGGAATCAGGGCGGGCCGGATGAGGCCCGTAAGACTGAGCCCGAAATAAGCCTTGAAGATGTAAAAGCAGCATGGAAGAATATTATAACGAAAATAAAGACGGAAAAGATTTCATTATATTCGATCCTTACAGAAGGAAGGGCTTTGCCCAAGAGGATTTACGGCGGCAGTAACATTGAAATAGGTATAAAGGGTTATGAAGGTCATAAGGGGATTGTAGAAAGAGAAAAGGGTTATATAGAAACCCTTTTGAAAGATGAGGTAGGCAGGCCTTTAAGCATCAATTTCGTTCTTGAAGAAAGTGCTGCAGATAATACTGCCAAACCGGTGGGTAAAAAAAAACCCTAG
- the tadA gene encoding tRNA adenosine(34) deaminase TadA codes for MICMLKYFMKEALKEAEKALEEGEIPVGAVIARGGKIISRAHNLKETLNDPTAHAEILAIRQAAGVLENWRLDGCDLYVTVEPCPMCAGAIVQARIDKLVYGVMDFKAGACGSVFNIVQEERLNHRVEIISGIMEDDCGNLLKAFFKNLRI; via the coding sequence GTGATTTGCATGTTGAAGTATTTCATGAAAGAAGCCCTGAAGGAAGCGGAAAAGGCCCTTGAGGAAGGTGAAATACCTGTAGGTGCCGTTATCGCAAGGGGGGGCAAAATAATATCACGGGCCCACAACCTGAAGGAGACGCTTAATGACCCGACAGCCCATGCGGAGATTCTTGCCATAAGGCAGGCTGCAGGGGTGCTGGAGAATTGGAGGCTTGATGGCTGCGACCTGTATGTTACGGTGGAGCCCTGCCCCATGTGCGCCGGTGCCATTGTCCAGGCCCGCATAGATAAACTGGTATACGGCGTCATGGACTTCAAAGCAGGTGCGTGCGGTTCGGTGTTTAATATTGTACAGGAAGAGCGTTTAAACCACCGGGTGGAGATTATATCCGGGATAATGGAAGACGACTGCGGGAATTTATTAAAGGCTTTTTTCAAGAATCTGAGGATATAA
- a CDS encoding ISAs1 family transposase, with amino-acid sequence MAGDRMTTKIEEYFGEIEDPRADNKRHKLIDIIFMTICAVLCGIEDWDEIAFYCQKREKWFSNFLELPHGVPSKDTFRRVIQRIRPEEFQKCFLKWVEAVRVMTKGEIVAIDGKRVKRSYNKVEGKAAIHLISAWASENKLVLAQIKTEEKSNEITAIPELLRMIAIEGCIVTIDAMGTQKEITKEIVGHNADYVLALKGNQGTLHDEVVEFFDKEVINKSDKLLEQDLAKHGCIMDHLRTIDKGHGRIEIRDYYITDYVSWLSQKDDWTKLQAIGMVKSERIIGDEKSIEYRHFIASIGPDAKEFERAVRGHWGVENKVHWVLDVTYNEDGSRIRKDYGAENMALLRRLTMNLLRKDDTKYMSLKKKRLNCMIDEEYLKYILFE; translated from the coding sequence ATGGCAGGTGATAGAATGACGACGAAAATAGAAGAATATTTTGGAGAAATTGAGGACCCAAGAGCTGATAATAAACGGCATAAATTAATTGATATTATATTTATGACAATATGTGCAGTTTTATGTGGTATAGAAGATTGGGATGAGATAGCTTTTTACTGTCAGAAAAGAGAAAAATGGTTTTCAAATTTTTTAGAATTACCACATGGAGTGCCATCGAAAGATACCTTTAGAAGGGTAATTCAAAGGATCAGGCCTGAAGAGTTTCAAAAATGTTTTTTGAAGTGGGTAGAGGCAGTCAGAGTGATGACAAAAGGTGAGATTGTAGCGATAGATGGAAAAAGGGTAAAACGTTCGTATAATAAGGTTGAAGGTAAAGCTGCAATACACCTTATAAGCGCATGGGCGAGTGAAAACAAACTGGTTTTAGCTCAAATAAAGACAGAAGAAAAATCAAATGAGATAACAGCAATACCTGAACTTCTTAGAATGATAGCTATAGAAGGGTGTATAGTAACAATTGACGCGATGGGAACACAGAAGGAAATCACAAAAGAAATAGTAGGGCATAATGCGGATTATGTATTAGCTCTTAAGGGGAACCAAGGTACTCTTCATGATGAGGTTGTAGAATTTTTTGATAAGGAAGTCATAAATAAAAGTGATAAATTACTTGAGCAGGATCTGGCGAAACATGGCTGTATAATGGATCATTTAAGAACAATAGATAAAGGTCATGGAAGGATAGAAATACGCGACTATTATATTACTGACTATGTTAGTTGGTTAAGCCAGAAAGATGATTGGACTAAATTACAAGCAATTGGAATGGTAAAGTCAGAGAGGATTATAGGTGACGAAAAAAGTATAGAATATCGCCATTTCATAGCAAGTATAGGACCTGATGCCAAAGAATTTGAGAGAGCTGTACGAGGTCACTGGGGAGTAGAAAACAAGGTACACTGGGTTTTGGATGTTACATACAATGAAGATGGTAGCAGGATAAGAAAAGATTATGGAGCAGAGAACATGGCATTGTTGAGGCGATTAACCATGAATTTACTGAGAAAAGATGATACAAAATATATGAGCCTAAAGAAAAAAAGATTAAATTGTATGATTGATGAAGAGTATCTGAAGTATATATTATTTGAATAA
- the cas2 gene encoding CRISPR-associated endonuclease Cas2 → MGNNNERDNDFAKDMDNVEEIEEKRKYLVVVIYDIVDDRRRLKMAKFLKGFGFRVQRSCFECILDMSLYKKLIDQIENYISDEDLLRVYRLTGNMEVKAWGDIKMIEDDDFLIL, encoded by the coding sequence ATGGGGAACAATAATGAGAGAGATAATGATTTCGCCAAAGATATGGATAATGTTGAAGAAATCGAGGAGAAAAGAAAATATCTGGTTGTAGTAATCTATGATATAGTTGACGATAGGCGCAGATTGAAAATGGCAAAGTTTCTGAAAGGTTTTGGCTTTAGAGTACAGCGTTCATGCTTCGAATGTATACTGGATATGAGCCTTTATAAAAAACTTATAGACCAAATAGAAAACTATATATCGGATGAAGATCTGCTCAGAGTCTACCGGTTAACAGGCAATATGGAAGTAAAAGCCTGGGGAGATATAAAAATGATCGAAGATGATGATTTTCTAATTCTTTAG
- the cas1 gene encoding CRISPR-associated endonuclease Cas1 translates to MSYLYVTEPGTRIQIKDRQIIAEKKDGLKIMLPIEKLEGLIIVGNSWMNAGCAVELLERGIPVTYLSSRGRFFGRLESTRHINIERQREQFRCGDDAKFCLSMAIKFISGKIHNQIVVLRRFSRNRDRQKTEEIVEFIKKIKEKTETASSIEQIMGYEGTASKKYFEGLSLLIDREFRFNGRTRMPPRDPFNSLLSFGYTLLLYEAYTAVVNKGLHPYAGIMHKDRQGHPALASDLIEEWRPIIVDSLSFSLLEKGTFKKEDFIKNEKNGGVYLDKNQTKKFIKEFEKKLRTEAGYLENIKGRMSFRRALQHQTGMLAKAIENRETSFYNPVKIR, encoded by the coding sequence GTGAGTTATTTATATGTCACCGAGCCGGGTACGAGGATACAGATTAAAGACAGGCAGATAATTGCTGAAAAAAAAGATGGCTTGAAAATTATGCTGCCTATTGAAAAACTAGAGGGTTTAATAATCGTTGGGAATTCATGGATGAATGCTGGCTGTGCCGTAGAGTTACTTGAACGTGGTATTCCCGTTACATACCTTTCTTCAAGAGGTAGATTTTTTGGGAGGCTTGAATCGACAAGGCATATAAATATTGAAAGGCAGAGAGAACAGTTCAGATGCGGAGATGACGCAAAGTTCTGCCTCTCCATGGCTATTAAGTTCATTTCAGGAAAAATACATAATCAAATTGTTGTACTAAGGCGTTTCAGCCGCAACCGGGATCGGCAAAAAACGGAAGAGATTGTGGAATTTATAAAAAAAATAAAAGAAAAGACAGAAACAGCTTCTTCAATTGAGCAGATTATGGGCTATGAAGGAACCGCTTCTAAAAAATATTTTGAAGGGTTATCTCTGTTAATTGATAGGGAATTTCGTTTCAACGGCAGAACCAGAATGCCACCGAGAGACCCTTTTAATTCATTGCTCAGCTTCGGCTATACCCTTTTGTTGTATGAAGCCTATACTGCAGTGGTAAACAAAGGTCTGCATCCCTATGCGGGGATAATGCACAAAGATCGCCAGGGGCATCCTGCGCTTGCCTCTGATTTAATCGAAGAATGGCGGCCTATAATAGTGGATTCCCTTAGTTTTAGCCTTCTGGAAAAAGGAACCTTTAAAAAAGAAGATTTCATAAAAAACGAAAAAAATGGTGGTGTTTATCTCGATAAAAATCAGACGAAAAAATTCATAAAAGAATTTGAAAAAAAACTCAGAACCGAAGCCGGTTATCTTGAAAATATAAAAGGAAGAATGAGTTTCAGGCGGGCATTACAGCATCAAACGGGGATGCTTGCAAAAGCGATAGAAAACAGAGAGACCTCATTTTACAATCCTGTTAAGATAAGATAA
- the csm6 gene encoding type III-A CRISPR-associated CARF protein Csm6, which yields MSNSVLFSCVGNTDPIRDNFDGPLLHIIRYYRPHKVYIFFSKEMGEREKKDMRYSRSVEMLAEHLGISVEIEKIFSDIKDPHNFDAYIDIFDYIIKKIRKDHPDDTLLLNISSGTPQMEATLCLETVVAEGRVIPVQVATPARSSNRSRPVGEDYNIELEFQNNLDNEPESENRCSEPDIISFKKTLLEAQIKALVNSYNYSAAKTILTNFYPFAKERVMKLIQHCIYRFELKTNLAEEVVAGIKGINFYPVKHKECMKVCEYINILDIYQKTGDLAGFFLRLNPLIERMQSIFLRIFCRFDISEVTEKSPNGESWIRLSKVKSIDSEMAEKIERSCYINTRRNTTRLNIRLQNIIIGHLIERNNVEAEKIMKPWYNFFTLMERLNQDFRNPLAHEIWGITEQEVCDAAGMTCGEIISRLQELTVMLYKKHCKTGVFKIYESLNKKIIEELTRESRNIREI from the coding sequence TTGAGTAACAGCGTTCTTTTCAGTTGTGTCGGTAACACCGACCCAATAAGGGATAATTTTGATGGGCCTTTGCTTCATATAATAAGGTATTACAGGCCGCATAAGGTTTACATATTCTTTTCGAAGGAAATGGGCGAACGCGAAAAAAAGGATATGCGCTACAGCCGATCCGTAGAGATGCTTGCGGAACACCTGGGTATCAGCGTCGAGATAGAAAAGATATTTTCTGATATAAAAGACCCGCACAACTTCGATGCCTATATAGATATTTTCGACTATATCATAAAGAAAATACGAAAAGACCATCCGGACGATACACTGCTTTTAAATATCAGCTCGGGGACCCCTCAAATGGAGGCGACTCTCTGCCTGGAAACGGTTGTTGCCGAAGGGAGAGTTATACCGGTGCAGGTGGCAACACCGGCGCGAAGCTCGAACAGGAGCAGGCCCGTAGGTGAAGATTACAATATTGAACTTGAATTCCAAAATAATCTGGACAATGAACCCGAATCAGAAAATAGATGTTCGGAGCCCGACATTATAAGTTTTAAGAAGACGCTTTTAGAAGCTCAAATAAAGGCACTTGTTAACAGCTACAATTACTCGGCCGCTAAAACCATATTAACGAACTTTTATCCTTTCGCCAAAGAAAGGGTGATGAAGCTGATACAGCATTGTATTTACAGGTTTGAACTCAAAACTAACCTCGCAGAAGAAGTTGTAGCGGGTATTAAAGGCATAAATTTCTATCCGGTCAAGCATAAAGAATGCATGAAGGTTTGCGAATACATAAATATACTGGATATATACCAGAAAACCGGCGATCTAGCAGGGTTTTTCCTTCGGCTTAATCCTCTTATTGAGAGGATGCAGAGCATTTTCCTGCGGATTTTCTGCCGCTTTGACATATCAGAGGTAACAGAAAAATCACCAAATGGCGAATCATGGATAAGACTGAGCAAAGTAAAATCGATAGATTCTGAAATGGCAGAAAAAATAGAACGAAGCTGTTACATAAACACAAGGCGGAATACAACCCGCCTTAACATACGGCTTCAAAACATAATAATAGGGCATTTGATTGAACGAAACAATGTAGAGGCTGAAAAGATTATGAAGCCATGGTATAACTTCTTTACTTTAATGGAAAGGCTTAACCAGGACTTCCGAAATCCCCTGGCACATGAAATTTGGGGAATCACAGAACAGGAAGTGTGTGATGCTGCAGGAATGACGTGCGGGGAAATAATTTCACGTCTGCAGGAGCTTACTGTTATGCTGTATAAAAAGCACTGTAAAACCGGAGTATTTAAAATATATGAAAGCCTGAACAAAAAAATAATTGAAGAGTTAACAAGAGAAAGCAGAAATATAAGGGAAATATAG
- the cas6 gene encoding CRISPR system precrRNA processing endoribonuclease RAMP protein Cas6: protein MQNIILTLIPQSGEPLNTNMSTMFHGLLMEFADSEYAGLMHRQGLKPYSQYICRGKNKKEWHWHIKTLTDEAFNKLAAPLFHGTADCLELKKKNIALKIKKKELGERLTVEDLVQKFYINGNANRRIKIRFITPCAFKTSGRYEFFPHIPLIYQSLMNKFDCFSESVSVKDNDALRHLCENTRITDYRLKSSRFNLEGIKIPSFLGEIIFRIEGPETLVNLANLLIYYGLWAGLGIKTTLGMGGIDVE, encoded by the coding sequence ATGCAGAACATCATTCTAACATTGATCCCGCAATCCGGGGAACCTCTTAATACGAATATGTCAACAATGTTTCACGGCCTCTTGATGGAATTTGCGGATTCGGAATATGCAGGGCTTATGCACCGCCAGGGGCTTAAACCTTACAGTCAGTATATTTGCAGAGGGAAAAACAAAAAAGAGTGGCACTGGCATATAAAGACCCTGACGGATGAGGCTTTCAACAAATTAGCAGCCCCACTTTTCCATGGTACTGCAGACTGCCTTGAACTGAAAAAGAAAAATATTGCCCTTAAGATCAAAAAAAAGGAACTGGGGGAAAGGTTAACCGTAGAAGACCTTGTTCAGAAGTTCTACATTAACGGAAATGCTAACAGAAGAATTAAGATAAGATTTATAACTCCATGTGCCTTTAAAACCAGCGGGAGATACGAATTTTTCCCCCATATTCCCCTCATTTATCAAAGCCTGATGAATAAGTTCGATTGTTTTTCCGAAAGTGTTTCAGTCAAGGATAATGATGCCTTAAGGCACCTGTGCGAAAACACCAGAATAACTGACTACAGGTTGAAAAGCAGCCGTTTCAATTTAGAAGGCATAAAAATACCGTCATTTCTGGGGGAAATAATTTTTAGGATAGAAGGCCCCGAAACCCTTGTTAATCTGGCAAACCTCCTCATTTATTACGGTTTATGGGCAGGTTTGGGCATAAAAACAACTTTAGGTATGGGAGGAATAGATGTTGAGTAA
- the csm5 gene encoding type III-A CRISPR-associated RAMP protein Csm5, with protein sequence MNGIGYKKYSIRLKALSPVFIGGGEDSKVSRLEYVYSRNSKKIYLLDSGKWVRFLSETRLLDDYVENARRVASGSRGGIDNYEYLSSRIRVHKRDVEAVLEEVSYQTLSTGKNPEFRTHDIYLFLRNAEYLPYIPGSSIKGALETALLSYFCSAKTGIRERYGSRVFGLLNDNNMKPQQKKKGLGRTAKQIEEEAFDWETERNQKRIKIKGMSGLSVSDSKPFSSSRLYLDKKRDLVIKDGIEKESGRIPFYREYAEPGTETEFTLTLYPDRLKKELGITDIIDIIKAMEARWNLLFGDNGFFKAWPSVEKYFPLEAVKENRGLIILGGGAGYHSKTVITAISRNMRDANELTKRILDVNYKNKKHFRDTPLSPRALKVAEYNGRKQIIGICRIEVLQ encoded by the coding sequence ATGAACGGCATTGGCTATAAAAAATACAGTATAAGACTGAAAGCGCTTTCCCCTGTTTTTATTGGCGGGGGGGAGGACTCCAAGGTAAGCCGCCTGGAATATGTATATTCACGGAACAGTAAAAAGATTTACCTTTTAGATAGCGGTAAATGGGTCAGGTTTTTGTCGGAAACAAGGCTGCTTGATGACTACGTCGAGAACGCCAGAAGGGTCGCTTCAGGAAGCAGGGGAGGTATTGACAATTACGAATACCTCAGCAGCAGAATAAGGGTGCATAAAAGGGATGTAGAGGCAGTGCTGGAAGAAGTATCATATCAGACCCTCTCAACGGGGAAAAATCCTGAATTCAGGACACACGATATCTACCTTTTCCTGCGAAATGCCGAATACCTTCCTTATATTCCGGGGAGCAGCATAAAGGGTGCGCTTGAGACGGCTTTGTTAAGCTATTTTTGTTCTGCGAAGACAGGAATAAGGGAAAGGTATGGTTCTAGGGTCTTCGGTTTATTAAATGACAATAACATGAAACCGCAGCAGAAGAAAAAAGGTTTAGGGAGAACAGCAAAACAAATTGAGGAAGAAGCTTTTGACTGGGAAACTGAACGTAACCAAAAAAGGATAAAAATAAAGGGGATGTCAGGGCTGTCTGTTAGCGATTCCAAACCTTTCAGCAGCAGCCGATTATACCTCGACAAAAAGAGGGATTTAGTCATTAAAGACGGTATAGAAAAAGAAAGCGGAAGAATTCCTTTTTACCGTGAATACGCCGAACCGGGAACGGAAACGGAGTTTACCCTGACGCTGTATCCCGATCGGCTCAAAAAGGAACTCGGGATAACCGATATTATCGATATCATAAAAGCCATGGAAGCCCGCTGGAATTTGCTGTTTGGAGATAATGGATTTTTCAAAGCCTGGCCGTCAGTTGAAAAATACTTCCCGCTAGAGGCGGTCAAAGAAAACAGGGGGCTGATTATATTAGGCGGGGGTGCGGGATATCATTCGAAAACGGTAATTACGGCCATCAGCCGGAATATGAGAGATGCTAATGAACTCACAAAAAGGATTTTGGACGTTAATTACAAAAATAAAAAACATTTCAGGGATACGCCTCTTTCGCCGAGGGCCTTGAAGGTAGCGGAATACAACGGCAGGAAGCAGATAATCGGAATTTGCAGGATTGAGGTGTTGCAGTAA
- the csm4 gene encoding type III-A CRISPR-associated RAMP protein Csm4 has product MKNYIIKLKFTSPVRFGPDRAGAGLTLGNETCHSDTFFSALCIEWLKIFGEAEMNEMVRWAEAGHFILSSLLPWKGQELFLPKPVLFLEKSNTRKNEPAYGKTLKKLKWIPASAFDSYIRFLKEGGELPFSQEGNKAWSEVLIARAAIARDKETMPYVISAYRFPFGEAERHHQPKEPLPETGLYFILKIDSEELMDKLMIVLESLGLTGIGGKKTTGLGRFELAEEPIEFDSNSGLYDSDTALGKMLDRTGEFYMSLSVVAPSEEELEAFEPQESFYTLVYRSGFVESASYWPSPIKRRPVAMFGTGSCFKAPLCGRILDLSSGGNHPVYRYGKGMYLGVKI; this is encoded by the coding sequence ATGAAAAACTATATTATCAAATTAAAGTTTACATCTCCCGTAAGATTCGGGCCTGACAGGGCGGGGGCAGGTCTTACTTTGGGGAACGAAACATGCCATTCCGATACGTTCTTCAGTGCCCTCTGCATCGAATGGCTGAAAATTTTCGGTGAGGCGGAGATGAACGAGATGGTAAGGTGGGCAGAAGCAGGGCATTTCATTTTATCCAGCCTTTTGCCATGGAAGGGGCAGGAGCTTTTTCTGCCCAAACCCGTCCTTTTCCTAGAGAAAAGCAATACGAGGAAAAATGAGCCGGCATACGGGAAAACCCTTAAAAAGCTGAAATGGATACCTGCAAGCGCCTTTGACTCTTATATACGATTTCTGAAGGAAGGTGGCGAACTGCCTTTTAGCCAAGAGGGAAACAAAGCGTGGAGCGAGGTGCTTATTGCCAGAGCAGCAATTGCAAGGGATAAAGAAACCATGCCCTATGTAATATCGGCTTACAGGTTCCCTTTTGGTGAAGCAGAAAGGCATCATCAGCCAAAAGAACCGCTACCCGAAACAGGCCTGTATTTCATACTTAAGATAGACAGCGAAGAACTAATGGATAAGCTTATGATAGTGCTGGAAAGCCTCGGGCTTACGGGGATAGGCGGCAAAAAGACAACGGGGTTAGGCAGGTTTGAGCTTGCCGAGGAACCTATAGAATTTGACAGCAATTCCGGGCTGTATGACAGCGATACGGCATTAGGGAAAATGCTTGACAGAACGGGGGAGTTTTACATGTCTTTATCCGTAGTTGCCCCTTCCGAGGAGGAGCTTGAAGCCTTTGAGCCTCAAGAAAGCTTCTATACCCTTGTTTACAGGTCGGGATTCGTTGAATCCGCATCATACTGGCCCAGCCCGATAAAGCGCAGGCCTGTAGCAATGTTCGGCACGGGGTCATGTTTTAAGGCACCTTTATGCGGCAGGATCCTTGACCTTTCATCAGGAGGGAATCACCCCGTTTATCGTTACGGGAAGGGCATGTATCTGGGGGTGAAGATATGA
- the csm3 gene encoding type III-A CRISPR-associated RAMP protein Csm3: protein MKDENKAGKIRGLLGKFIITGTLRLETGLHIGSSQEFSGIGAVDSVIIRDPVTREPYIPGSSVKGKMRYLLARAYAGSGILGNIEDENECLKRLFGLSGNKIILSRLQFFDLFMTEESKEMLGRLNTDLYYSEIKFENTISRLTSIANPRQIERVPAGTEFEFKLTYNLEDSGELEEDMLNIGFGLRLLEDDYIGGSGTRGYGRIRFSEEFDWQFNDYSALRNETSPEGLEEKGRKSFERGRKGVLE, encoded by the coding sequence ATGAAGGATGAAAATAAGGCTGGGAAAATAAGGGGATTGCTCGGGAAATTTATAATAACGGGGACGCTTAGACTGGAAACGGGGCTTCACATAGGGTCATCTCAGGAATTTTCGGGCATCGGGGCAGTAGACAGCGTCATAATAAGAGACCCCGTAACCAGGGAACCCTATATTCCCGGAAGCTCCGTAAAGGGGAAGATGCGCTACCTGCTCGCCCGAGCTTATGCAGGGAGCGGGATATTGGGAAATATAGAAGATGAAAATGAATGCCTTAAAAGACTTTTTGGACTATCAGGGAATAAAATCATACTTTCACGACTTCAGTTTTTCGATCTCTTCATGACAGAAGAAAGCAAAGAAATGCTTGGCAGGCTTAATACAGACCTCTACTACTCTGAAATAAAGTTCGAAAATACAATTTCAAGACTTACATCTATAGCAAATCCCAGGCAGATCGAAAGAGTTCCTGCCGGCACTGAATTCGAATTCAAACTCACTTACAACCTGGAGGATTCAGGAGAGCTTGAAGAAGATATGCTCAATATCGGTTTTGGCCTGAGGCTCCTTGAAGACGATTATATAGGGGGCAGCGGAACTCGGGGATATGGAAGGATACGTTTTTCCGAAGAATTCGACTGGCAGTTCAATGACTACAGCGCTCTAAGGAACGAGACATCCCCTGAAGGGCTCGAAGAAAAGGGCAGGAAATCCTTTGAAAGGGGAAGAAAAGGGGTTTTAGAGTAA
- the csm2 gene encoding type III-A CRISPR-associated protein Csm2: MSGNYVDRAKNVIANLKVGPRGEIKLKTSQIRKILSEVNKINNRIEVFSATGRIKDNTLPDEILSDIQALKVKIIYQCGKDQKNKEKNVIKFVNEADLIGELDRIGKSRKAFERFYSYIEALVAYHRYEGGE; this comes from the coding sequence ATGAGTGGAAATTATGTAGATAGGGCAAAAAATGTAATTGCCAACCTGAAAGTAGGGCCTCGCGGCGAGATCAAATTGAAAACCAGCCAGATCCGGAAGATCCTTTCGGAAGTGAACAAGATCAATAACAGGATTGAGGTCTTTTCTGCCACAGGAAGGATAAAAGACAATACGCTCCCCGACGAAATACTGTCAGACATTCAGGCCCTTAAAGTGAAAATAATATACCAGTGCGGCAAAGACCAAAAAAATAAAGAAAAAAATGTTATTAAGTTTGTTAATGAAGCAGACCTGATAGGGGAACTCGACCGCATAGGCAAAAGCAGAAAAGCCTTTGAACGCTTTTATTCCTATATAGAAGCCCTTGTGGCATACCACAGATATGAAGGAGGGGAATAA